The uncultured Desulfobacter sp. genomic sequence AAAACAAAAACGAACGGACCCAGAGGCTATTTTATTTGGTCAATTCATTGAGGAGTACTTAAAGCATCTAAAGGCAATAACAAAAAACCCAAAGAATTATAAAAATGTAGAATGGAGTATTCTGCGACAATTATCTTGTCCGGTTGACGACAATTACCTTGACCGGTTTGTCGTGATAAAACCCCCGACACTAAAGTTCACTTAAATGGAGGTGCAATCCCGTGTCGGGGAAACCAATAACCGAACAACAGATAAGGATATACATGTCAGCAAGAAGCAAAGGAACTATTCAGGTCACAGCAGCCGCAAAGGCTGGAATATCAGAACGTTCAGGACGTAGAATCGAAAATGGCAATATTTCTCAAGGAGACAAACCCATGCGTCATTGGCGTACACGCAAGGACCACTTTAAAGGGGTTTGGGAAAATGAGGTCGTTCCGATGCTGGAACAAAACGCCGAACTTCAGCCGTTAACGTTATTTGAGCATTTTGCAGGTAAATATCCTGAAAAATTCCAGCGGTCCAAACTGCGTACATTCCAACGTAAGGTTAAAAAATGGAAAGCGCTTAACGGATCAGGCAAAGAAGTAATGTTTTTGCAGGAAAAAATTCCTGGGCGTATGGGGTTATCAGATTTTACAAAGCTAAAAAAAGTAACAATCACGATCAACGGAGAGCCTTTGAATCACCTACTTTATCATTTTCGCTTAATTTACAGCGGTTGGTGCCATGTCAAAGTGGTCCTCGGAGGAGAATCATTTACCGCACTCAGTGAGGGATTACAGGACGCTTTTTGGCGGCTGGGAGGGGTCCCAACAGAGCATCGTACAGACAGCCTGTCTGCTGCTTTCAAGAATTTGACCAAAGATGCGAAGGAAGATGTCACCAAGCGTTATGAGGAGCTATTCAACCATTATGGCTTGGTCCCGACCCGAAATAATAGGGGGAAGGGGCATGAAAACGGCGGAGTTGAGTCACCACACGGCCACTCTATAGCGCTCAGATAAATTGATACAATTTTACTCTGATAAACTAATACGTTGGCTGGCATAGGCCGGCATTTACCCCGCCCAAAAAAATTTAAATAAAAACCCCGCGGTACCCTGCAGATTCACGCAGGATAACCGAAGCTATTAAAGATTCGCTAAGATCGTTCTATTAAAGCTATTTTTTCGCAGAGAGTTTTGACGAACCGTTCCAGGTTAGTGATCCGTTTTTGGAGTTCGACGATGGTTTGATTTTCACGTTTTGAAGAAGATTCGGGTGGTGCCAGGGATTTAAAAATGTCACTGATGGGGACCATTTTGTTTTGCCTGACGATTTTTGCGGGATAAGCTGATTTTGTTTCTTGGAACGGGATGTCCGACTTTAATGTCTCAAGATATGCGACACTATCAATAAACCCACAGCCTTTGGTTACCATCACAAGATCAATGGTATTGTAATTTTTTTGGCAGGAAAAGCATCGGGCCAGATTTGTTTTTGGATTGATGCCGGTATTAAATTGATTGCAGACAGGGCAACAGAAACGGTATTCTTTTCCCTGGCCGGATACAGGGATAGACAAGGCCTCAAGCACCCTGTTCATGGGGATGTGATTACGAAGTGTAAACAGTCTCTGTCGGGTATAACGGGAACCTGCCATGATAAAACCTGTCAGTTATATTGTTCCCAACTTTGATCTCAGACTTACACAGTTTCTCATGTTGATCACATGGCTGTTTTCCGTCAACCGGTCGATCAGGGCAGCGGTCAGATGGTCGTTTTTCAAAAAAGACGACCATTGAGAGAAGCCAAGATTTGATGTAATCAGCGTGGTCTTTTTCTGATGACGCCTGCTCATCAGGGTAAAAAACAGACCGACCTGCACCGGCTCAACCTCAACATATCCCAACTCGTCGATTAAAAGACAATCGGTTGCGGCAAATTTTTTAATAACGTGGGCTTCCGTGTGATCGGCAACCGACTGGTAGAGTTGTTCGACCAGTTCAGCAAACGCGATAAATCGTCCGTTGTATCCCCGATCAATGGCATGGGTGAGGAAAGCGGTTGCAAGCCCGGTTTTCCCGGTGCCGGTCGGCCCCATAAAAATCAGATTACGGCATTTTTCCACGTAATCGAACCCATCGTACATGTTCAGGATCTTCTTTTTGTTCAGCTGCGGCTGCCGATCAAAAGGAAAGGTCTCGATCACGTATTTTTCCGGGATCCTGGCACGAGTAATCCGCATTTTTCTGGCGTTTTCCTTTTTGAGATTATACTCCTGCTCGACGACATATTCGAGCAGGCGCGTATGGGAGTAATTGCCCTTCTGAGCGATGGAAAGATAACGGTCCCAGTTCGACAGAAGACCGGAAAGCCTAAGATACTTGAGCATCTGTGTAAATTGTTCATCCATTGTCTTCTCCTGTGAAGTTGTCATAGATTCTCAGATTCACGTCATCGGCAAAATATCCTTGGACATAAGCGTCTCGTTTTTCCAACTGCCGGTCGATCTGCGGCAGCGGCGATTGAAAATGACCGGCCGTCAATTGCAGCGTGGCAATACGTTCAACGATTTTGATGTCAGTGATCCGGTACTTTAACGCCCGGCTGACCGTTTTGATGAACATTTCAAGGGTCACGTTCCGGTACAATCCATACAGTGCGCGAATGAACCGGTGTTTCTGCTTGACGCCGTTTCTGATGGCAAAAGTGAGATATTCATCAATCTCTTCAGCAGCCGTTCGTAATATTTTCTCCTGTTCTGTAGTGGGCTTTTTTCGGTTTTTGGGCATGTACGGCGTTATTTGTTGCCCTTCGGGAGGAATGCGTTTGTTTTTAACGCCGTCCGGCGGCAACGGGTAGCGACCGAGCAGCTCGCGGTTGCGGTAGACCATCAGGTGCTCGGCATATTGCAGCACCTTCACATCATGACGTTTGACGCCGGGTATCCAATAATAATTGCCGTCAACGGCTGTATATCCGTACTGGTCGGTGCCTCGTTCCAGTACACGGTAGGGGGCCGGGACATA encodes the following:
- the istB gene encoding IS21-like element helper ATPase IstB: MDEQFTQMLKYLRLSGLLSNWDRYLSIAQKGNYSHTRLLEYVVEQEYNLKKENARKMRITRARIPEKYVIETFPFDRQPQLNKKKILNMYDGFDYVEKCRNLIFMGPTGTGKTGLATAFLTHAIDRGYNGRFIAFAELVEQLYQSVADHTEAHVIKKFAATDCLLIDELGYVEVEPVQVGLFFTLMSRRHQKKTTLITSNLGFSQWSSFLKNDHLTAALIDRLTENSHVINMRNCVSLRSKLGTI
- the istA gene encoding IS21 family transposase, with protein sequence MSARSKGTIQVTAAAKAGISERSGRRIENGNISQGDKPMRHWRTRKDHFKGVWENEVVPMLEQNAELQPLTLFEHFAGKYPEKFQRSKLRTFQRKVKKWKALNGSGKEVMFLQEKIPGRMGLSDFTKLKKVTITINGEPLNHLLYHFRLIYSGWCHVKVVLGGESFTALSEGLQDAFWRLGGVPTEHRTDSLSAAFKNLTKDAKEDVTKRYEELFNHYGLVPTRNNRGKGHENGGVESPHGHSIALR
- a CDS encoding CHC2 zinc finger domain-containing protein → MAGSRYTRQRLFTLRNHIPMNRVLEALSIPVSGQGKEYRFCCPVCNQFNTGINPKTNLARCFSCQKNYNTIDLVMVTKGCGFIDSVAYLETLKSDIPFQETKSAYPAKIVRQNKMVPISDIFKSLAPPESSSKRENQTIVELQKRITNLERFVKTLCEKIALIERS